The DNA window CGAGAGCGTCGTGGCGGCGGTCGCGTCGGGAAGATCCGCGATCAGAAGGAGGTCGTCGTCGCCGAAGGCGTAGTAGAAGCCATCGAGGGTGCCGCCCGCGCTTTCGACCGTCTGTCTCAGCGCTTCGCGGCGTCCGGTACCGCCCTCGGCGATCAGACCCTTGAGGCCGGATCGTGTGTAACTCGTGCGGAACATGTACTTGGCCATGGTTCTCCGTATCCGTTGTTGTGTGGTTTGGGGTGGTTCTCGGTCGGTCAGCAGGTCAGGCAGTTGTCGTTGTTGTGCGAGCCCAGGCTCTCGAGGAGCGCGACGGT is part of the Candidatus Palauibacter polyketidifaciens genome and encodes:
- a CDS encoding GYD domain-containing protein, which produces MAKYMFRTSYTRSGLKGLIAEGGTGRREALRQTVESAGGTLDGFYYAFGDDDLLLIADLPDATAATTLSLNIAAAGALTVSVTVLIDPETVDEAVARGVSYRLPGA